A region of Vigna radiata var. radiata cultivar VC1973A chromosome 10, Vradiata_ver6, whole genome shotgun sequence DNA encodes the following proteins:
- the LOC106774669 gene encoding uncharacterized protein LOC106774669 isoform X2, which yields MSTLESPPRLVSQESASTLISQESSTIIEGTEEIRSGDEISLFRGCVLEGRWEFVIPAYRNESEFHKIRINESRGTALHVAVNDGKVELVNILVGAILNHEGREVLRDDSALRSTNERGDTPLHLAASRGFIGMCICMIGENGERKDLIRVRNNKGETPLFRAVLTCQTKTFVYLYNVSKDVDVPLRNSDGDTILHHAIWRELLDLAIIIVRCYPELAKTRNKDGATPLKVLASKPSAFKSGSNLPWWKKILYYGILVEPLDVEKAIKFYMEKVEVEGHQDQVRIQLENEAKKAQIFVERKYATSVRFIKSAVRFAFKILSLSGLGVTAQDLKAIKKIRQKHKWGRQLLNIFMQRPHESYMGIGGGPPFMTFDRGDRNSVQITQQQLQMVGAASSGQNQQENTRTESAAKNEEKETTFVSVAKADIVDLVNELRNKVPSAPHDRTTPEKDNLLVVSMKNIKNKIGEHHVDKKETAFLTAAKNGIVEIVFELQSKIPSAVHETNSNNENVLLVAVKNRQTNVVEVLRKCLDKELFDSLILEVDNRDNTVLHLAAGTIGNTERTWQIAGAAMQMMWDIKWYQYVRTLVPEHFTFRTNKDDKTGGEIFKQKHKDLVKESSEWLKETSNSCSVVAALIAGVSFATSSSVPGGTDNGKPELEGQPAFDAFAIASLIGLCFSVTALIMFLAIMTSRKQAQDFRKSLPLKLLFGLSSLFVSIASMLVSFCAAHFFVLKDKYKNILFPVYIATCLPVTFYAVVQFPLYADLLKAIFKKVPQPSITSSQF from the exons ATGAGTACACTTG AATCACCACCGAGATTAGTTTCTCAAGAATCAGCATCAACATTGATTtctcaagaatcatcaacaataatTGAAGGAACAGAAGAAATTAGAAGTGGGGATGAGATATCACTGTTCCGAGGGTGCGTGTTGGAAGGAAGATGGGAGTTCGTTATTCCTGCGTACAGAAACGAGAGTGAGTTTCACAAAATCAGAATCAACGAAAGCAGAGGCACTGCACTGCATGTTGCAGTGAATGATGGGAAAGTGGAGCTTGTTAACATTCTTGTTGGAGCAATATTGAATCATGAAGGAAGGGAAGTGTTGAGGGATGACAGTGCACTGAGATCAACGAATGAGAGAGGTGACACACCTTTGCATCTTGCAGCCTCAAGAGGGTTCATTGGCATGTGTATATGCATGATTGGGGAAAATGGTGAAAGGAAGGATTTGATTAGGGTTAGGAACAACAAGGGTGAAACACCTCTTTTCAGGGCTGTTCTCACATGCCAAACGAAGACCTTTGTTTACCTTTACAATGTTTCCAAAGATGTAGATGTTCCTCTTAGGAACTCTGATGGAGACACCATCCTTCACCATGCCATTTGGAGAGAATTGTTGG ATTTGGCTATTATAATAGTTCGTTGTTATCCTGAACTTGCCAAAACGCGAAACAAAGATGGAGCCACACCTCTCAAAGTTCTTGCTTCTAAACCTTCAGCTTTCAAGAGTGGAAGCAATCTCCCATGGTGGAAGAAAATTCTATATTATG GTATTCTTGTAGAACCTCTAGACGTTGAGAAAGCTATAAAATTCTACATGGAGAAAGTTGAAGTTGAGGGCCATCAAGACCAAG TGAGAATACAGTTGGAAAATGAAGCCAAGAAAGCACAGATTTTCGTGGAACGAAAGTATGCCACATCTGTTCGATTTATAAAGAGTGCTGTTCGATTTGCCTTCAAAATTCTGAGTCTTTCAGGATTGGGTGTCACTGCACAAG ACTTGAAAGCAATAAAGAAGATAAGGCAGAAACACAAATGGGGTCGTCAGCTCTTGAATATTTTTATGCAGAGACCTCATGAGTCGTATATGGGAATTGGTGGGGGTCCACCATTCATGACATTTGACAGAGGAGACAGGAATTCGGTTCAAATTACCCAACAACAGTTGCAAA TGGTGGGTGCAGCTAGCTCAGGGCAGAATCAACAAGAGAATACTAGAACAGAATCTGCAGCAAAAAATGAGGAAAAGGAAACAACATTTGTGTCGGTGGCGAAAGCTGACATAGTCGACCTTGTGAACGAGCTTCGAAACAAAGTACCAAGTGCCCCACATGACCGTACCACCCCTGAGAAGGACAACCTGCTGGTTGTGTCAATGAagaacatcaaaaacaaaattggagAACACCACGTTGACAAGAAGGAGACTGCCTTTTTGACTGCTGCAAAAAACGGCATTGTGGAGATTGTGTTTGAACTTCAATCAAAAATACCCAGTGCTGTGCATGAAACCAACTCCAACAACGAAAACGTGTTGCTTGTGGCAGTGAAGAACAGGCAGACCAATGTTGTTGAGGTGTTGAGGAAGTGTTTGGATAAGGAACTGTTCGATAGCTTAATTTTGGAAGTGGATAACAGGGACAACACTGTCTTGCATTTGGCTGCAGGCACAATTGGCAACACTGAAAGAACTTGGCAGATTGCTGGTGCCGCCATGCAAATGATGTGGGATATCAAGTGGTATCAG TACGTGAGAACCCTGGTGCCAGAACATTTCACATTCAGAACGAACAAGGACGACAAAACCGGTGGGGAGATCTTCAAGCAGAAGCACAAAGACCTGGTGAAGGAGAGCTCGGAGTGGCTGAAGGAAACCTCCAACTCCTGCTCGGTGGTGGCTGCCCTAATCGCCGGCGTCTCTTTTGCCACCTCGAGCTCCGTGCCTGGTGGCACCGACAATGGAAAGCCGGAGCTAGAAGGGCAGCCGGCATTCGACGCATTCGCCATCGCGTCCCTGATCGGGCTCTGCTTCTCAGTGACCGCCCTGATCATGTTCCTGGCGATCATGACCTCCCGGAAACAGGCGCAGGACTTCCGGAAGAGCTTGCCATTGAAGCTCCTGTTCGGCCTGAGCTCTCTCTTCGTCTCCATTGCTTCCATGCTGGTTTCCTTCTGCGCTGCGCATTTCTTCGTGCTGAAAGACAAGTACAAGAACATCTTGTTCCCTGTCTACATTGCCACTTGTTTGCCTGTCACTTTCTATGCAGTGGTGCAGTTTCCTCTCTATGCTGATCTGCTTAAAGCCATTTTCAAGAAGGTCCCACAACCAAGTATTACCAGCAGCCAGTTTTAG
- the LOC106774669 gene encoding uncharacterized protein LOC106774669 isoform X1 produces the protein MSTLESPPRLVSQESASTLISQESSTIIEGTEEIRSGDEISLFRGCVLEGRWEFVIPAYRNESEFHKIRINESRGTALHVAVNDGKVELVNILVGAILNHEGREVLRDDSALRSTNERGDTPLHLAASRGFIGMCICMIGENGERKDLIRVRNNKGETPLFRAVLTCQTKTFVYLYNVSKDVDVPLRNSDGDTILHHAIWRELLDLAIIIVRCYPELAKTRNKDGATPLKVLASKPSAFKSGSNLPWWKKILYYGILVEPLDVEKAIKFYMEKVEVEGHQDQGISVRIQLENEAKKAQIFVERKYATSVRFIKSAVRFAFKILSLSGLGVTAQDLKAIKKIRQKHKWGRQLLNIFMQRPHESYMGIGGGPPFMTFDRGDRNSVQITQQQLQMVGAASSGQNQQENTRTESAAKNEEKETTFVSVAKADIVDLVNELRNKVPSAPHDRTTPEKDNLLVVSMKNIKNKIGEHHVDKKETAFLTAAKNGIVEIVFELQSKIPSAVHETNSNNENVLLVAVKNRQTNVVEVLRKCLDKELFDSLILEVDNRDNTVLHLAAGTIGNTERTWQIAGAAMQMMWDIKWYQYVRTLVPEHFTFRTNKDDKTGGEIFKQKHKDLVKESSEWLKETSNSCSVVAALIAGVSFATSSSVPGGTDNGKPELEGQPAFDAFAIASLIGLCFSVTALIMFLAIMTSRKQAQDFRKSLPLKLLFGLSSLFVSIASMLVSFCAAHFFVLKDKYKNILFPVYIATCLPVTFYAVVQFPLYADLLKAIFKKVPQPSITSSQF, from the exons ATGAGTACACTTG AATCACCACCGAGATTAGTTTCTCAAGAATCAGCATCAACATTGATTtctcaagaatcatcaacaataatTGAAGGAACAGAAGAAATTAGAAGTGGGGATGAGATATCACTGTTCCGAGGGTGCGTGTTGGAAGGAAGATGGGAGTTCGTTATTCCTGCGTACAGAAACGAGAGTGAGTTTCACAAAATCAGAATCAACGAAAGCAGAGGCACTGCACTGCATGTTGCAGTGAATGATGGGAAAGTGGAGCTTGTTAACATTCTTGTTGGAGCAATATTGAATCATGAAGGAAGGGAAGTGTTGAGGGATGACAGTGCACTGAGATCAACGAATGAGAGAGGTGACACACCTTTGCATCTTGCAGCCTCAAGAGGGTTCATTGGCATGTGTATATGCATGATTGGGGAAAATGGTGAAAGGAAGGATTTGATTAGGGTTAGGAACAACAAGGGTGAAACACCTCTTTTCAGGGCTGTTCTCACATGCCAAACGAAGACCTTTGTTTACCTTTACAATGTTTCCAAAGATGTAGATGTTCCTCTTAGGAACTCTGATGGAGACACCATCCTTCACCATGCCATTTGGAGAGAATTGTTGG ATTTGGCTATTATAATAGTTCGTTGTTATCCTGAACTTGCCAAAACGCGAAACAAAGATGGAGCCACACCTCTCAAAGTTCTTGCTTCTAAACCTTCAGCTTTCAAGAGTGGAAGCAATCTCCCATGGTGGAAGAAAATTCTATATTATG GTATTCTTGTAGAACCTCTAGACGTTGAGAAAGCTATAAAATTCTACATGGAGAAAGTTGAAGTTGAGGGCCATCAAGACCAAG GTATTTCAGTGAGAATACAGTTGGAAAATGAAGCCAAGAAAGCACAGATTTTCGTGGAACGAAAGTATGCCACATCTGTTCGATTTATAAAGAGTGCTGTTCGATTTGCCTTCAAAATTCTGAGTCTTTCAGGATTGGGTGTCACTGCACAAG ACTTGAAAGCAATAAAGAAGATAAGGCAGAAACACAAATGGGGTCGTCAGCTCTTGAATATTTTTATGCAGAGACCTCATGAGTCGTATATGGGAATTGGTGGGGGTCCACCATTCATGACATTTGACAGAGGAGACAGGAATTCGGTTCAAATTACCCAACAACAGTTGCAAA TGGTGGGTGCAGCTAGCTCAGGGCAGAATCAACAAGAGAATACTAGAACAGAATCTGCAGCAAAAAATGAGGAAAAGGAAACAACATTTGTGTCGGTGGCGAAAGCTGACATAGTCGACCTTGTGAACGAGCTTCGAAACAAAGTACCAAGTGCCCCACATGACCGTACCACCCCTGAGAAGGACAACCTGCTGGTTGTGTCAATGAagaacatcaaaaacaaaattggagAACACCACGTTGACAAGAAGGAGACTGCCTTTTTGACTGCTGCAAAAAACGGCATTGTGGAGATTGTGTTTGAACTTCAATCAAAAATACCCAGTGCTGTGCATGAAACCAACTCCAACAACGAAAACGTGTTGCTTGTGGCAGTGAAGAACAGGCAGACCAATGTTGTTGAGGTGTTGAGGAAGTGTTTGGATAAGGAACTGTTCGATAGCTTAATTTTGGAAGTGGATAACAGGGACAACACTGTCTTGCATTTGGCTGCAGGCACAATTGGCAACACTGAAAGAACTTGGCAGATTGCTGGTGCCGCCATGCAAATGATGTGGGATATCAAGTGGTATCAG TACGTGAGAACCCTGGTGCCAGAACATTTCACATTCAGAACGAACAAGGACGACAAAACCGGTGGGGAGATCTTCAAGCAGAAGCACAAAGACCTGGTGAAGGAGAGCTCGGAGTGGCTGAAGGAAACCTCCAACTCCTGCTCGGTGGTGGCTGCCCTAATCGCCGGCGTCTCTTTTGCCACCTCGAGCTCCGTGCCTGGTGGCACCGACAATGGAAAGCCGGAGCTAGAAGGGCAGCCGGCATTCGACGCATTCGCCATCGCGTCCCTGATCGGGCTCTGCTTCTCAGTGACCGCCCTGATCATGTTCCTGGCGATCATGACCTCCCGGAAACAGGCGCAGGACTTCCGGAAGAGCTTGCCATTGAAGCTCCTGTTCGGCCTGAGCTCTCTCTTCGTCTCCATTGCTTCCATGCTGGTTTCCTTCTGCGCTGCGCATTTCTTCGTGCTGAAAGACAAGTACAAGAACATCTTGTTCCCTGTCTACATTGCCACTTGTTTGCCTGTCACTTTCTATGCAGTGGTGCAGTTTCCTCTCTATGCTGATCTGCTTAAAGCCATTTTCAAGAAGGTCCCACAACCAAGTATTACCAGCAGCCAGTTTTAG